The genomic stretch ATGCACATTCACTAAAACAATTTTCCTGGCTTTGATACTGTCGATATTTGGAGTTGGTCGACTGTAATTCGTAGGCCCGCAATGAGAGAATGAGCACAAGTGCAAAGAGGAGAAAGCCAATTATAAATCACACACAAAGAAGTTTTTACGTGATTCGGCCAGAATGATACCTAGTTCATGACTGTTTTTTGGTTAATCCAGCAGAGTAACAATAGATCATTCTTGTCCATTCTCTTTAGACAATGGtctttgacccctatttatagtgtgaggtgtttacaatttacataaaatccaaAAATGGGAGGATAATATTATGGAGATaagatgtccttatcaattccataaaatcgggaaTTGATTCCGCATTATCAGGGGTTTGGTTTGCCTCAGATAAGACAGGTGGGTGTCGCCTCCGATTATTCTGTGGTCTTTTTGCTATGCGAGCTGAATAGTTCGGCTAGCGAGCTAATAGCATTGTTGGGAGCTCCCTTACTTTCGCTATTTGAGCTCGGGTTTCGGAGATATGCGACCTTGCTCTGACGACCTCGGCCTTGGGCCCATTGGGCTTCGGGAGATTGGGCTGATCTGCTGGGTCGAGTCCAACCCATAAGAAAGTTGGTCcagaaaatacccataacagaTACCATTATAACATCACAACTCTTACCTAAAAATGCTAGCTGAAGGTGACTTGTGGTTCACGGGACCAAGTAATATACCCTCCCTAGTTGACTACTAATGTGGGACTGGGTCCTGACATAACACATGTTTTTATTTCATGATGCATGTTTTTAATAGCCTATATGTAAGGCAATCCaaacttctttcttttctaaaacACATTGAATACTTTTTTGGGGGATTTTGTCACAAGTTTTTTTCAAGTTTATAAACACCCCCGCACAAatccttttgattattttcacaCCTTATCATTAGATGTCTAATGTGGAACAGCCAGAAATTTGAAAAGAttgaagaaatagaagaaattaaggGAAGGAGGGAAGAAAAAGGAGCAGGAACacagagaggggggggggggggggggggggggcgggggatAATCAgtaaatttttgtgttaaatcTCTAACTATAGGTTGGAATTCAATCCTAACTATGATTATCTCAACAAAGTAAATACAAAATATgaagcaaaataaaatataaagtctAAGAACATAAAACTTaaacaaaatagataaataactaaatattcTATCAAAATTACCCTAGTCATTATTATcctaacaaattaaataaaagtcataaataTCTTAAATCTAAATCTACAATGTAAATcccaaattcaaatcaaacttaaatcctaatatcaaacattaaaaatttaataactctAATCCCTCATCAATGTCTCAGTAATTAGATAGTTTCTATTGTTGACTTACTAGGTATGAAATTAAATTGGCTTGCAGATACATACATTGGTTTCTCTTCGTAACTATTGCTCAATCACCATCTTCCAAAGTTCCATCATGTGCTTCATTAGcttattttctctatatttttcaCTACTTCAAATATCTTCTTTGCTCTTGTTAAAGAGCACTTTTGTTGAGCATTATCTTTAAGGATcatgttaaataattttgttaaccaAAAGATGCCTTCTTCATCcatgcattttatatttttatcttgatATTATGTGCAAAAATTTAATACATTTATAGAACATATAgttcttagttttttttttcccgaaATTTTCAGGATGATTCCCAGTAATGTTTGCTGTTCCACATTCATtgaatagtttttaaaaatacttactCTATTTCTTCTTGATTGCCTCTgcatttttcatcttttatgtgCTTCACTTGGCTCAAATCtgttgttttcctttcttttgcttaattagcttatatatatatatatatctttctccATATTTTGGTGTTCCTATTATGgactttaaaaattatttaggagaaaaatgggatttctctttttcttaaaCTTGTTTCTGCTCTGTTGATTAGTTGTCATTTATACTTTATGTGATACAATACACAGGGACTTGCACTTTCAAAAGAAGAGAATTGGCAACATCTCTTGAAACAAGGACAAGATTTCCAGAATTGGTGATACAAGAGGAAAAGCGAGTTCGTTTTGTGGTAGTCAATGGTTTAGATATTGTTGAGAAACCTACTAGCATGCATATTGATGATGCAGAGTGGTAAGAGGACCCTGAATTTTGTACCCTTTTGTGCTTAGTTTTGGACACATATTTTGTTGTGTTAGAAATTTCAtcatttcttaaaatattaCTAGGTTTTTATGTATTTGAAAATGTTAGTAAAATTTGTAGATGAGAATGCGAAGATATTTGGGAATCATTATAGCTCTGGACAGTAGTGTTATTCTTGAtttgaatttcaattattaGGAAGGATGATTTGAACTTTCATTTTTCAGCAATGGCCTAAAAGGGGAAAAGGTTGCTATAATTTCCATATTTATGTCCCCGAGTAATGGTCAGTTCATTTTCATATCCCACTAATTTGAGAAACATACTTATGAAGGCAATGTGATCCTAGTGTTATTGGTGCAATTCTTCAATGACAGCTAAAACTCCTTTGTTGTTTAGAATCCAATGCTTTGGAAAACACTTTACGATCTTAAAAAACAGTAGATGTTCTTTTTTTGGGATAAGTTAGTTATTGGAGGTctgatgcattttttttttttgtagaaactaaaaaaatagatatgctctaataccaatggAAAATTCCTTTGGATGTGGAATTACTGGCTTGCTTTTACCAACAAAAGAATGAAAGGATGTAATCACACAATTATAAACATTATCAAAGCCATAGAAAGGACAAAGAATGTGAGGAGACCCCAAACCAAGGAGGAAAACAAGGAGACTGTTTCTACCATCTAAGAAAGTCTTCATTATGACACTTGAACCGTGTCTCCACAACTTGCTCTTGTCGAATCCTTGCTTAATGTTCCTTGTGCAATACCTCATACTAGACACCTCAACCTTGCCTTCATAATCCACTAATGATTCTTATGCTAGACTAGATCCATAGCCATTCTTTGTTGCCTTAAGAGTCCAAAGGCCTTGAACTCCAATACATAGTTGTATAATAAAGGAGTTCTGGAGGACTTTGAAGGTCTCATAAATATCTGATCTAATGTGCCTTCTAGAGTTAGACTTTGTCAGATTCAGCAGTAAAGGAATTACAAATCCTGAAGTTAACCTGTGGAAATCCAAAAGATCGGCACGCGCTCATATCTTATGCACAGTAATGCGTGCTTGCTGGATTCAAGTTTTTGTCCCTTTCTCTGGCAAAAttaagatgatgatgaaggatTTGATGAGCTGATTCCCAATGAATGGAATAATGAGATGACAACAAGGCCTTTGAATGCAGCaagaacacatttttttttttttgtcaatagAAAAATGTGTGCTTGCTGCATTCAAAGGCCTTGTTGTCATCTCATTATTCCATTCATTGAGAATCAGCTCATCAAatccttcatcatcatcttaaTTTTGCTAGACAAAGGGACAAAAATTTGAATCCTTATGTAGTGTTCATTTGACAATCCAAAAAGGTGATGTAATGCTTATTTCTTGATATTACAACTGTAGTTGCTTTGTTTGATGCTGAGTTTccttagaaaaggaaaaaaaaaaaaaaaacaaaaaaaagaagatatagtatatatttttttaattactcattgtttttgaataatatataaGTTATGTACTTTGGTATATGCTTGCAGAATCTACTTTTTCATCTGACTAGCTTGCTAATTTTTATAGGTTCAAGAGATTAACCGGGCGAAATGAAGTATCTGTCTCTGCTCGAGACTATAAGTTTTACTCTCCAAGACACAAATACAGGCGAGTCACGTCACACTCTGTGCCCAATCTCCCTGGTCTGCCTGTAAGTTTGATATCCTTATGCTCACATGCTTACTGTAGATTAAATCATGAGTAAACTTGATCTAATGCAACATCCTTTGGACATATTTCCTCAGACTTTTCCTGCCACTGATAATTCATCTTCAATGACTGCTGGCCAAAATTACCGCTCTGTCAATGAAGTAAGATATTTTCTCTAGCCTTGTACGTTTCCTGGAATGATTTATTATTCTAATAAGCTTCTAAATACCTTTCATGGATTTCCATTTGCATTTTAGCCtttgtatgttttttcttttggtacATGAATTAGTAAGCTTGTCTACTTCAAGTTGTGAATTACATTTCAGGTTAGTTTTTGTCTGCTTTTGTGTTTGCTCATTTGtaaaaagaataattgagaaTGAAGAAGTGTCAACAATCACGAGCTTGAGTCCCACTAGGTGattcagctacatgaattctagaacCCCTACCATCAATCGAGATAAAATAGGTATCTTAACATATTAAGGAATATGAAGCAACAGGAGGGAGAATTGTGAACCTTATTCTTAATCTTTTTaaaatgtggaaaaaataaaatattattatttatgtaaatGGCCCCATACACCTTAAACATCCTTATCTTTTATCTGCTACTCATGTTGCTATTACTgcatcttttatattttatgtactttAATTGGTTAGAATCTTATGAAACGGATTATATGTCCTTGGGTGGTGGCATTAATTTCATTAGATATGAATTAAGTGTTGACTTTTCACCTTTGTTCCGCATGAAGGAAAGAGGCAGAGTTTGAGGCTCGCCATAACGGTGTTGAACATGGAAATTTTGTTTCTAGACTCCATTGGATGAAAATGCTCACACTTGAGAGGCAGGGTGGTGGTTTGGTCACTGTGGTGTTTAGTTGATATGTCCTTCAAATTTTGGTTGTGTGATGTTACATAAGAGGGCGCATGCAACCTTAACCATTAGCTTGCCACCAGAACTATGTTGGTGTCTTATTACATTAACAGCTAACCAGGGAAATTCCTATGCATTTTTCCGGTATTGCAGACACAAAATCAACCGCAACCACCAACCAAACATCAGATGCAACAACTGCCACACCAGGCACAATTTCATCCCTTGCACCAGAATCATCAGCACCCTGTTCACCAAACACAACAAGCAGCTCACTTTTCTCAAAACCATCAGTGTGGAGCACCTTCACACTTGGCAGAAATTGCTCATTCACAGCAGTCTGCAACCATAACCCAGCAAATGGCTTGCTTACAAACGTTCTCAGGAGGCCATGTAGCAGGGCGCATACATGTAATGGTAAGGACTTTCGGAATTAAACTTTTTCTTATTGCTATTTTGCATCTGACATTCAATGCTATGGAATCTGGATAATTCATCTCCTTCAATTGAAAAAGTCTGGACTCTTGGTCAAGTTGGTTCTCCAATTCTTTGACTGCTGacattttaataatttgcatGATCTTGGGCTTTACCACCTGTCTCCCTGCTTGTCACAACGACTAAGTGGAGAGTGATAATAGAGAGGCTTAGAGGAAGAGGAACGTTAGTCGAGGAGTCAGAGAAGACATGATATCACGTTGTTTAAATTAGAGACATAGCATGATAGGTGAGCTTTTTTAGAAGGCTTCCAGTGGGTCTCCCAACCAGGAAGTCTCCTTGATTAGAAGTGAGGGTGTTTGGTGAGCTTCTCAAAACAGGTTTTTACTTTTCAGGGGAACAGTAGTTTAAGCCAATATGGAAGGAGCTATTCAGTCAATTTGTAGAATAGCTAATGGAAAGTTGAATAGATTGACTTTGAAATGTGAATAGAGTCCAAATgtcttataataaaaaatacatctacattttttttcttggtttttggtgctagaagaaaatatttctaAGAGAGCAGTGAGTAGCACATCTTTAGGTCCTTTCAAAGGAAAATAACCACAAGTTTCATTTTATATCTACTATCATTGTTAGGATGCATATGAGGGTGAGCTTTGGTAGCGATGATAAGGTTGTTTTTTTGTGACTAAAAGGTCACAAGTTTGAGTGATGGAAACCTCTTATttgcacccaaaaaaaaaaaaaaaaatgaaaacatcgGTTAAGGCTGTATACAAATACAAGCTTCTCACAATTCTTGCAAAGCAGAGAGCCTTTTGCACTGGAGACGCCCATTCATTTTTTAGCATGCATCAATTATTATGGCGGAGCTTATTTGTTCCTAATAATTTCAGTGGTACATTACATCTGCTCCCGGTATTCTTTAGTTTGAAATCATAGGGTGGTTGCTGGAGAGAATAAGGCACATGTTTAATTTAGAAACCTGAATATCTAGTGAGTTATGTGTGTGAGTAAATATGCTGGGGTAGAATGAATTGTTTATTTGTAGATGCCCTTGAGGTAAGCCAACAGAAAAGCTCCAGGCTTTTGGGAGCACTCTGTTGCTTGTGGTTTCATTGCCTAGTTTTACATCTTACACAATTCTCTAAATGGCATGaacattttaattgaattttcccCAAGTTGCATTATGGAGAGGGAAGATCTTGCATGGAAGCGTTTTGTCTTGTTTTCtgttctgttttttcttttcttgttggGGTTTAAACTacaattcattttatttagaTATCTGAATGATATGGTGTGCAATTATCAGTTTTTCTCTGATCACTTCTTAGTCTATGGTGCTTCAGTTTTGCGGAGTCATAGTTTGGATAAAGGACTTCTGCTTTGCTGCCTAATAATGAACAATCATTTTACTTGTCATCCTTGTGTCTTCTTCATGTTCACTAATCAATCTGCTCTATCATTTGCTTAAATCTCAGCCAACAAGTCCTGCCAAGTTTTGTGATGAATGCGGAGCTCCATATTTGAGAGAAACCTCCAAGTTCTGCTCTGAATGTGGTGGCAAGAGGTTAGGAATCTGATATCAGATAGTTTAACATCATGTTTATAGGCCTCCAATGGTCAGAACCTTGTTCCAATGGTCATTATTAGGACGTGTTGTTTGAATTGGTAGACTATAAATTCCTTGTAAATATCataattccttttcctttcagCCATTTTTGTAGCATCTGAATTTGTATGGTTTTATGATATTTGATCCCCCGTTTGATGATGCAAGGGCAGAGACAAAGTAGTAAATGACTCACAATTGAGGCAATGCTATAAGGTTGCGTTTGGATAGAGAAATTTTGAATaatgtcatttgaaatatttgcatttaaattcttttatttcgTTAGTCTAAATTTAAGGtgaattttttagttaaatctAATTGTTTTTAACAAAGATGTATCCGAACCATAAAGTTAGAATTTTAGATTTCACATGGTGGGCCTATCCAAATGGATTCTAATTCTTTCATGATGTTTGCCCTTTTGAATAGCTGATGAatcaatgttatttttattacaatattagAAATTAACTGACGATAACAAGATCGTTTTTTcgtaaatttgaaaataattagtaGGATATGAGTAAGGCTATTCTTTTATGTTCCAAGGGTTGGATCACGTACGGGTTTTagctataaaaataatttttttacataactGGTATTAATGTATTTGGAACAATGAAAAACTTTTAGAATAATCAACTCTATCTTTAGTATTTGTCAATCATACACTTCAAATATGGCATTGAAATTGAGTTAAAGATAACTTACGTAACTAGTAAGTTATTGGGATGAACCCTCAATGGAACGTTTATTATGACAAgggaattattttttattcgaGAATGTGTGTTTTTTCTTCCACCTTGATCAATTTCTTTTAAGTACATTCTTTattacttttttatatatagaagTTTCATaatgttttattataaattttctttttatgtattATCTTTAggtataattttgttttcatttatgAGAATTTTATCAACTCTACTGTCAATGAAATtgacaaaaagaaacaaaaaaattagtaaGGTTTTCTCTGTTCCATCTTTTATCTCACCATAGAAGAAACCTAGATTTTGGGTCTTTGTAGTGTCATGGTGGTTGACCAATAAATCCCCCAAACAATTTACTTAGAATTAACACTTATGACAGGACCCTATGATAATattaggggtatttttgtctttccaTTATGTAAGTAGAATTGGTAGCGGTTAGGAGTTGTTATACTTAAAACTTTTATTGGAAATTGTAACTGCCCGAAGTTGGCGCAAGGAGGAGCTATAAAAGGCTTTTTAATTGAATGAGAAGATACCGATGaaattcatagaaaataaatatgactcTCTCTCGATTTCTATCCCTCTAATCTCTgtctctcattttatttttctctttctcaaccCTAATTCTCTTCCTCATGAGGAGAATTCTATTGTTAGACTCAAGGTCTTGACAAATTTAGTAACAAAGCTTTGAACCTTGGCCTTTGATAATCAATCGAACGCAGGAAGCAATGACAGATGGAACAAGAATGAAGCAAATAGAAACGTAGCTTCAGCAGGTAACTGTGGCCTTAGACATGCAGATACAAATAGTTAGAATTGACAAGGTAATAGATCGGAAGTTGGATCACATGTTCTCTCAAATGCGCGAGGAGATGGTGAGCCAAATTCGAGAAAGCGTAGGGAGTTAGATCCGAGATCAAATGCAGAGCTTTATGGTGATGTTCATGGGGAAAAATTAGGTGCATTTGTCTCTTGACTTTCCTCATAGGGAAAGAATTGATCTAGTCCTGCTAGGACTCAAACCAAGCCCTTGGGTAGCAGAATCCTTGGATTTGGAAGCATAATTTGTTCTGGGGGAGATATTTGAGGAACAAGTGACAGGCAGAAGGCAAGGAATGTAGGTTGCTCAGTCTCATCCTTATTTCCCTATGATGAAGTTGGGCTTGCTGATGTTTGAAGGATAGAATCCATAGAGGTGGATCCGTTGATGTAAAAAGTTGTTCACTCTATATCAAATTTTGGAGCATTAGAAGATTACTTTAGCCTCAACTTGCCTAAACGATGTGGTAGACTCTTGGATCCAAGGTTGTAATGGATTACAAGGGGACAATAGTTGGTCAGATTTTGTAGAGGAATTTTGTGCCAGGTTTGGAGACTGGAATTTAGTGGATGTggtggaagaattcaataagttgAAACAGGAAGGG from Diospyros lotus cultivar Yz01 chromosome 9, ASM1463336v1, whole genome shotgun sequence encodes the following:
- the LOC127810515 gene encoding uncharacterized protein At2g02148; the protein is MGALVPVQHYNLRSANSFIGSSLHDLNTVDGRPADIEALASVDRDAVTDDSLDHDDDSATVDCIHESYRNTLPLHNVGVEEDRSSLENNDSSRGPYDILNADDVSPIENARARFLDIIVDHFIDSHVIEVPDSEAGYTGQSTQDKLSKRKSRESHYEGDARFVLPLMYAANMYETLVNEVNIRLSSVNGFRGKTMGVALEAAGGLYRKLAKKFPRKGTCTFKRRELATSLETRTRFPELVIQEEKRVRFVVVNGLDIVEKPTSMHIDDAEWFKRLTGRNEVSVSARDYKFYSPRHKYRRVTSHSVPNLPGLPTFPATDNSSSMTAGQNYRSVNETQNQPQPPTKHQMQQLPHQAQFHPLHQNHQHPVHQTQQAAHFSQNHQCGAPSHLAEIAHSQQSATITQQMACLQTFSGGHVAGRIHVMPTSPAKFCDECGAPYLRETSKFCSECGGKRLGI